A genome region from Paradevosia shaoguanensis includes the following:
- the cysW gene encoding sulfate ABC transporter permease subunit CysW → MVYDSRPAPAAPDIHSGATTERLWVRMVLVALAVVFMALVLVMPLVLVFSEAFRKGAEFFFKSLSQRDAVTAIQLTLTVAAIAVPLNLVFGVAASWAIAKFEFKGKAFLITLIDLPFSVSPVVSGLVYVLLFGAQGYFGPWLKANDIEIIFAVPGIVLATIFVTFPFVARELIPLMQVQGNGDEEAALSLGANGWQTFWHVTLPNIKWGLLYGVLLCNARAMGEFGAVSVVSGHIRGKTTTMPLHIEILYNEYNFAGAFAVASLLAMLALVTLIIKTVLELRFGDELAATRRH, encoded by the coding sequence ATGGTGTATGACAGCCGCCCCGCCCCCGCCGCGCCCGATATTCACTCGGGCGCCACCACCGAGCGCCTCTGGGTGCGCATGGTGCTCGTCGCCCTTGCCGTCGTCTTCATGGCGCTGGTGCTGGTCATGCCGCTGGTGCTGGTCTTCAGCGAGGCCTTCCGCAAGGGAGCCGAGTTCTTCTTCAAGTCGCTGTCCCAGCGCGATGCCGTGACGGCGATCCAGCTCACGCTGACCGTGGCCGCCATCGCCGTGCCGCTCAATCTCGTCTTCGGGGTGGCGGCCTCCTGGGCCATCGCCAAGTTCGAGTTCAAGGGCAAGGCCTTCCTCATCACCCTTATCGACCTGCCATTCTCGGTCTCCCCGGTGGTGTCGGGCCTCGTCTATGTCCTGCTTTTCGGTGCGCAGGGCTATTTCGGACCCTGGCTCAAGGCCAACGATATCGAGATCATCTTCGCCGTGCCCGGCATTGTGCTGGCCACGATCTTCGTCACCTTCCCCTTCGTCGCGCGCGAGCTCATCCCGCTCATGCAGGTGCAGGGCAATGGCGACGAGGAAGCGGCGCTGTCGCTGGGTGCCAATGGCTGGCAGACCTTCTGGCATGTGACGCTGCCCAACATCAAATGGGGCCTGCTCTACGGCGTGCTGCTCTGCAATGCCCGCGCCATGGGCGAATTCGGCGCCGTGTCGGTGGTGTCCGGCCATATCCGCGGCAAGACCACGACGATGCCGCTCCACATCGAGATTCTCTACAACGAATACAATTTCGCCGGCGCCTTCGCCGTGGCTTCGCTGCTCGCCATGCTCGCGCTCGTCACCCTTATCATCAAGACTGTCCTTGAGTTGCGCTTCGGCGACGAACTCGCGGCGACCCGACGGCACTAA
- a CDS encoding DUF3426 domain-containing protein: protein MIITCPHCQTRYQIALETIGSAGRKVQCANCGEAWQAAPEFPKPRPKPTLVQPGEEYPDDKLFDDDDEAVLDAEFAAQERRAAQEQQPGVMARAAEDDFVDVDGEVIETESVPATASPRPRVDPALARKQQRAFFRRQNARVRQLPLARVRRTARILVAAALLLLLGGGVFFRTEIVRQLPALAGLYESVGLGVNVVGLEIRDLKTMRSQRAGNDILSIEARIYSVANRIVRVPSVVVTLLDASGGALYEWSVAPQANDLKPGEVVDFSTELPKPPVGAAGVRLTFASSRGQSQVAIATANNQDSETQ, encoded by the coding sequence ATGATAATTACTTGTCCCCATTGCCAGACTCGCTACCAGATCGCGCTCGAAACGATCGGCTCGGCCGGTCGCAAGGTGCAGTGCGCCAATTGTGGCGAAGCCTGGCAGGCAGCGCCCGAATTCCCCAAGCCTCGCCCCAAGCCTACCCTGGTGCAGCCGGGCGAGGAGTATCCGGACGATAAGCTCTTCGATGATGATGACGAAGCCGTGCTCGACGCCGAATTCGCGGCGCAGGAACGGCGCGCCGCGCAGGAGCAGCAGCCAGGCGTCATGGCCCGGGCCGCGGAAGACGATTTCGTCGATGTCGATGGCGAAGTGATCGAGACCGAATCGGTTCCCGCCACTGCCTCGCCGCGCCCGCGGGTCGATCCCGCGCTGGCCCGCAAGCAACAGCGCGCCTTCTTCCGGCGGCAGAATGCCCGCGTGCGGCAATTGCCGCTGGCGCGCGTCCGGCGCACGGCGCGCATCCTCGTCGCGGCCGCCCTTCTCCTGCTGCTCGGAGGCGGCGTTTTCTTCCGCACCGAAATCGTGCGGCAATTGCCGGCCCTGGCCGGGCTCTATGAAAGCGTGGGGCTGGGGGTCAACGTCGTGGGCCTCGAAATCCGCGACCTCAAGACCATGCGCAGCCAGCGTGCCGGCAACGATATTCTTTCGATCGAGGCACGGATCTATTCGGTCGCGAACCGCATCGTACGGGTGCCCTCGGTCGTGGTGACGTTGCTCGATGCGAGCGGCGGGGCGCTCTACGAGTGGAGCGTGGCGCCGCAGGCGAACGATCTCAAGCCGGGAGAAGTCGTCGACTTCTCGACCGAACTACCAAAACCGCCGGTCGGGGCCGCGGGGGTCAGGCTGACCTTCGCTTCGAGCCGGGGGCAAAGCCAGGTCGCGATAGCGACTGCAAACAATCAAGACAGTGAGACGCAGTGA
- a CDS encoding SDR family oxidoreductase, giving the protein MADLNGKITLITAAAQGIGRASVEAFSRAGAKVIATDINAEKLRELDGIPNVTTRVLNVLDAEAVNAAVAEIGRIDVLFNCAGVVHNGTVLEMSEKDLEFAFDLNVWAQVRTIKAILPGMLERGDGAIVNMATVASSVKGVPNRAAYSISKAAVIGLTKSVAADYVTRGIRCNAIAPGTVDSPSLHERWKATGDFEAAKTAFIARQPIGRIGKPEEVADLAVYLAGATYTTGQVHVIDGGWTG; this is encoded by the coding sequence ATGGCCGATCTCAACGGCAAAATCACGCTGATCACCGCCGCCGCGCAGGGCATTGGCCGCGCTTCGGTCGAGGCGTTTTCGCGGGCCGGCGCAAAGGTCATCGCCACCGACATCAATGCCGAAAAGCTCCGGGAACTCGATGGCATTCCCAATGTCACCACACGCGTGCTCAACGTGCTCGATGCCGAGGCGGTCAATGCCGCCGTCGCCGAGATCGGCCGCATCGACGTGCTCTTTAACTGCGCGGGCGTCGTCCACAACGGCACCGTGCTCGAAATGAGCGAGAAGGACCTCGAATTCGCCTTCGACCTCAATGTCTGGGCCCAGGTGCGGACCATCAAGGCGATCCTCCCGGGCATGCTGGAGCGCGGCGATGGCGCCATCGTCAACATGGCGACGGTGGCCTCCTCGGTCAAAGGCGTGCCCAACCGCGCCGCCTATTCGATCTCCAAGGCCGCCGTCATCGGCCTCACCAAGTCGGTGGCCGCCGACTATGTGACCCGAGGCATCCGCTGCAACGCCATTGCCCCGGGCACCGTCGACAGCCCCTCGCTCCACGAGCGCTGGAAGGCGACCGGCGACTTCGAGGCGGCCAAAACGGCCTTCATCGCGCGCCAGCCCATCGGGCGCATCGGCAAGCCCGAGGAAGTGGCGGACCTCGCCGTCTATCTCGCCGGCGCCACCTACACGACCGGCCAGGTCCACGTCATCGACGGCGGCTGGACCGGCTGA
- a CDS encoding ABC transporter ATP-binding protein yields MAEVRLQKVVKRYGNLEIVHGIDLDIAHNEFVVLVGPSGCGKSTTLRMVAGLEEISGGTISIGDRVVNDLPPRSRNISMVFQSYALYPHMTVKENLGFGLKIAKAPEAEIEKRVAEAAEILGLGPYMDRLPANLSGGQRQRVAMGRAIVRNPDVFLFDEPLSNLDAKLRGQMRVEIKKLHQRVKTTVIYVTHDQVEAMTLADRIVIMRDGNVEQVGTPSEVFEKPVNTFVAGFIGSPPMNQLDAVVADGGAKLSDGTIVPLPAGLKVDAGQEVVVGFRPESFAPKGHALHDESRTITVSRPVLIAEPLGTETILFTELGGKEVQGKMLNPRHVNSGEVLEFTLDLTRLHVFDKASGKSLRA; encoded by the coding sequence ATGGCGGAAGTTCGCCTTCAAAAGGTCGTCAAGCGCTACGGGAACCTCGAGATCGTGCATGGCATCGATCTCGACATCGCCCACAACGAGTTCGTGGTGCTGGTCGGGCCCTCGGGCTGCGGCAAGTCGACGACGCTGCGCATGGTGGCCGGGCTCGAGGAAATCTCGGGCGGCACGATCTCGATCGGGGACCGGGTGGTCAATGACCTGCCACCGCGCTCACGCAACATCTCGATGGTGTTCCAGTCCTACGCGCTCTACCCGCATATGACGGTCAAGGAAAACCTCGGTTTCGGGCTCAAGATCGCCAAGGCCCCGGAAGCCGAGATCGAAAAGCGCGTGGCCGAAGCTGCCGAGATTCTGGGGCTCGGGCCCTATATGGACCGCCTGCCGGCCAACCTTTCGGGTGGCCAGCGCCAGCGCGTGGCCATGGGCCGCGCCATCGTGCGCAACCCGGACGTGTTCCTGTTCGATGAGCCCTTGTCCAACCTCGACGCCAAGCTGCGCGGGCAGATGCGCGTCGAGATCAAGAAGCTGCACCAGCGGGTCAAGACCACGGTCATCTACGTCACCCACGACCAGGTCGAGGCCATGACGCTGGCCGACCGCATCGTCATCATGCGCGACGGCAATGTCGAGCAGGTGGGCACCCCTTCGGAAGTCTTCGAAAAGCCGGTCAACACCTTCGTGGCCGGCTTCATCGGCTCGCCGCCGATGAACCAGCTCGATGCGGTGGTGGCCGATGGCGGCGCCAAGCTGAGCGATGGCACCATCGTGCCGCTGCCGGCGGGCCTCAAGGTCGATGCCGGCCAGGAAGTCGTCGTCGGCTTCCGCCCGGAAAGCTTTGCGCCCAAGGGCCATGCACTTCATGACGAGTCGCGCACCATCACCGTGAGCCGCCCCGTGCTGATCGCCGAGCCGCTCGGAACCGAGACCATCCTCTTCACCGAGCTGGGCGGCAAGGAAGTGCAGGGCAAGATGCTCAATCCGCGCCATGTGAACTCGGGCGAAGTGCTCGAATTCACGCTCGATCTCACCCGGCTGCACGTCTTCGACAAGGCGTCGGGGAAGAGCCTGAGGGCGTGA
- a CDS encoding sulfate ABC transporter substrate-binding protein: MKTTARILAYGGLVAALAVGFAVTARAADQSLLNVSYDPTRELYQQFNDAFAAHWKETTGNTVTIDNSHGGSGKQAQAVIDGLEADVVTLALESDINAIVEKSGLIKPDWRSHFENNSTPYTSTIVFLVRKGNPKGIQDWGDLVKDGVEVITPNPKTSGGARWNYLAAWAWANGQFGGDEAKIEEYVKALYQHVPVLDTGARGSTVTFAQKELGDVLLAWENEAYLVLDEFGADNFDIVIPPQSILAEPPVAIVDSNVDKHGTRELAQAYLEYLYSPEGQTIAAKNHYRPSKPELVTDQALVEAFPKIKLVTIDDPIFGGWKVAQPKHFGDGGIFDKLYTPGQ, translated from the coding sequence ATGAAGACGACTGCACGAATTCTCGCTTATGGCGGGCTGGTCGCAGCCCTGGCCGTCGGCTTTGCGGTTACGGCGCGTGCCGCCGACCAGTCCCTGCTCAATGTCTCATACGATCCGACGCGCGAACTCTATCAGCAGTTCAATGATGCCTTTGCCGCGCATTGGAAGGAAACCACGGGCAACACTGTCACCATCGACAACAGCCATGGCGGTTCGGGCAAGCAGGCCCAGGCCGTCATCGACGGGCTTGAGGCCGATGTGGTGACACTGGCGCTCGAAAGCGACATCAACGCGATCGTCGAGAAGTCCGGTCTCATCAAGCCGGATTGGCGCTCGCATTTCGAGAATAATTCGACCCCCTATACCTCGACCATCGTGTTCCTGGTGCGCAAGGGTAACCCCAAGGGCATCCAGGACTGGGGCGACCTGGTCAAGGACGGCGTCGAGGTCATCACGCCCAATCCCAAGACCTCGGGTGGCGCCCGCTGGAATTACCTGGCTGCCTGGGCCTGGGCCAACGGCCAGTTCGGGGGCGACGAGGCCAAGATCGAGGAATACGTCAAGGCGCTCTACCAGCACGTACCCGTGCTCGATACCGGCGCCCGCGGCTCGACCGTGACCTTCGCGCAGAAGGAGTTGGGCGATGTCCTGCTCGCCTGGGAGAACGAGGCCTATCTCGTGCTCGACGAATTCGGGGCCGACAATTTCGATATAGTCATCCCGCCGCAATCGATCCTGGCCGAGCCGCCGGTGGCGATCGTGGATAGCAATGTCGACAAGCACGGCACGCGTGAACTGGCCCAGGCCTATCTCGAATATCTCTATTCGCCCGAGGGCCAGACCATTGCCGCAAAGAACCATTACCGTCCGTCCAAGCCTGAGCTGGTAACGGACCAGGCGCTGGTGGAAGCCTTCCCAAAGATCAAGCTGGTCACTATTGATGATCCGATCTTTGGCGGCTGGAAAGTAGCGCAGCCCAAGCATTTCGGGGACGGTGGGATCTTTGACAAGCTCTACACACCCGGCCAGTAA
- a CDS encoding sulfate/molybdate ABC transporter ATP-binding protein: MEDISVRHVRKEFSRYPALNDVSLDIKGGELIALLGPSGSGKTTLLRLIAGLESPTAGQIFFGDEDASAKTVQDRNVGFVFQAYALFRNMTVLDNISFGLRMRPRQTRPPKAEIRRRAMELLDLVQLSGLDKRYPQQLSGGQRQRVALARALAIEPRVLLLDEPFGALDAQVRKELRKWLREIHDRTGHTTVFVTHDQEEALELADRLVVMSQGNIEQVGTPDEVYDRPNSPFVFSFIGESSALPVTVENNELWVGGRAIGLAAPETEEGVARLYFRPHDVELVESDACMVGVVVSSRRVGGTRRVELEIGGDQGLVEIDLPFDHPAGEKSRIAFRPKRWRLYPVAGESVGSVRS, translated from the coding sequence ATGGAAGACATTTCCGTCCGCCACGTCCGCAAGGAATTTTCGCGCTACCCTGCGCTCAACGATGTGTCGCTCGATATCAAGGGTGGCGAGCTCATTGCGCTGCTCGGGCCTTCCGGCTCGGGCAAGACCACGCTCCTGCGTCTCATTGCCGGGCTCGAAAGCCCCACGGCGGGCCAGATCTTCTTCGGCGACGAGGATGCCTCGGCCAAGACCGTGCAGGATCGCAATGTCGGCTTCGTCTTCCAGGCCTATGCGCTTTTCCGCAACATGACGGTGCTCGACAACATCTCCTTCGGCCTGCGCATGCGGCCGCGCCAGACACGCCCACCCAAGGCGGAAATCCGGCGGCGGGCGATGGAACTGCTCGATCTCGTCCAGCTCTCCGGCCTCGACAAGCGCTATCCCCAGCAGCTCTCGGGCGGCCAGCGCCAGCGCGTGGCCCTTGCCCGGGCGCTGGCCATCGAGCCGCGCGTGCTGCTGCTCGACGAGCCCTTCGGCGCGCTCGATGCGCAGGTGCGCAAGGAGTTGCGCAAATGGCTGCGAGAAATCCACGATCGCACCGGACACACCACGGTCTTCGTCACCCACGACCAGGAAGAGGCGCTCGAACTTGCCGATCGGCTGGTGGTGATGAGCCAGGGCAATATCGAGCAGGTGGGCACGCCCGACGAGGTCTATGATCGACCGAACTCGCCCTTCGTGTTTTCCTTCATCGGCGAATCAAGCGCCTTGCCGGTGACGGTCGAGAACAACGAACTCTGGGTCGGCGGCCGCGCCATCGGCCTTGCCGCGCCTGAAACCGAGGAGGGCGTAGCCCGCCTCTATTTCCGCCCGCACGATGTCGAACTCGTCGAGAGCGATGCCTGCATGGTGGGCGTCGTGGTTTCAAGCCGCCGCGTTGGCGGCACACGGCGCGTCGAGCTGGAAATCGGCGGGGACCAGGGGCTTGTGGAGATCGATCTGCCGTTCGACCACCCGGCAGGGGAAAAGAGCCGGATCGCATTCCGGCCCAAACGCTGGCGGCTTTATCCGGTCGCGGGGGAAAGTGTCGGCTCGGTTCGATCTTAG
- a CDS encoding L-fuconate dehydratase, whose translation MTKITGLKTFDLRFPTSQSLDGSDAMNPDPDYSAAYVVLQTDGAHEGHGLTFTIGRGNEVVCAAIKALEGRVLGLELGWIAENPGRFWRHVTGDSQLRWIGPDKGAMHLATGAVVNAVWDLLAKDAGKPVWQFVADMPPEQLVSIIDFRYLTDAITPEEALEIFRKAETGKAERIAKLKAEGYPCYTTSAGWLGYSNEKLTRLATEAVDAGFKHIKMKVGRDLDDDIRRLEIVRSIMGPDRYLMIDANQVWEVDQAIDWVRELKRFNPYFIEEPTSPDDIEGHRKIRESIAPVKVATGEMCQNRIIFKQFITRGAIDIVQIDACRIGGLNEVLSVLLMAAKYKLPVWPHAGGVGLCEYVQHLSMIDYLVVSGTKEGRVIEFVDHLHEHFIEPCDIQNAAYMPPKLPGFSIQMKPESIVEHVFEG comes from the coding sequence ATGACCAAGATTACCGGCCTCAAGACCTTTGACCTGCGTTTCCCGACCTCCCAGTCGCTCGACGGGTCGGACGCCATGAACCCCGATCCCGATTACTCGGCGGCCTATGTCGTCCTCCAAACGGATGGCGCCCATGAAGGGCACGGCCTCACCTTCACCATCGGGCGCGGCAACGAAGTGGTGTGCGCGGCGATCAAGGCGCTTGAGGGCCGGGTGCTTGGGCTCGAACTCGGCTGGATCGCCGAAAATCCCGGCCGTTTCTGGCGGCACGTGACCGGCGACAGCCAGTTGCGCTGGATCGGCCCGGACAAGGGCGCGATGCACCTGGCCACCGGCGCCGTGGTCAACGCAGTCTGGGACCTCCTCGCCAAGGATGCGGGCAAGCCTGTCTGGCAATTCGTTGCCGACATGCCCCCCGAGCAATTGGTCTCGATCATCGATTTCCGCTACCTCACCGACGCCATCACCCCCGAGGAGGCGCTCGAAATCTTCCGCAAGGCGGAGACCGGCAAGGCCGAGCGTATCGCCAAGCTCAAGGCCGAGGGGTATCCCTGCTACACGACCTCGGCCGGCTGGCTGGGCTATTCGAACGAAAAGCTCACGCGCCTTGCCACCGAGGCGGTGGACGCCGGGTTCAAGCACATCAAGATGAAGGTCGGGCGGGATCTCGACGACGACATCAGGCGCCTCGAAATCGTGCGCTCGATCATGGGACCGGACCGGTATCTGATGATCGACGCCAACCAGGTGTGGGAAGTCGACCAGGCCATCGACTGGGTGCGCGAGCTCAAGCGCTTCAACCCCTACTTCATCGAGGAGCCGACCAGCCCCGATGACATCGAGGGGCACCGCAAGATCCGCGAATCCATCGCCCCGGTGAAGGTGGCGACCGGCGAGATGTGCCAGAACCGCATCATCTTCAAGCAGTTCATCACGCGGGGCGCCATCGACATCGTCCAGATCGATGCCTGCCGCATCGGGGGCCTGAACGAAGTGCTCTCGGTGCTGCTGATGGCGGCCAAATACAAGCTGCCGGTCTGGCCGCATGCGGGCGGCGTCGGCCTGTGCGAATACGTGCAGCACCTCTCGATGATCGACTACCTCGTCGTCTCGGGCACCAAGGAAGGCCGGGTGATCGAGTTCGTGGACCATCTCCACGAGCACTTCATCGAACCCTGCGACATCCAGAACGCCGCTTACATGCCGCCCAAGCTGCCGGGCTTCTCGATCCAGATGAAGCCGGAATCCATCGTCGAGCACGTATTCGAAGGGTGA
- a CDS encoding RrF2 family transcriptional regulator: MISQKAKYALRALVALTKVPPGATRMISEISREQAIPKKFLEQILLELKRAGLVNSQRGRTGGYALLRAPGEITFGEVLRLIDGPIAPLPCLSKVFYRRCDDCREEESCEVRHVFAKVAEATRGVLDSTTLADAVHVELETL, encoded by the coding sequence ATGATCTCGCAAAAGGCAAAATACGCATTGAGGGCACTGGTGGCGCTGACCAAGGTGCCGCCGGGCGCGACCCGCATGATCTCCGAGATCTCGCGCGAGCAGGCCATTCCCAAGAAATTCCTCGAACAGATCCTGCTCGAGCTCAAGCGCGCCGGCCTCGTCAACAGCCAGCGTGGACGCACGGGCGGCTATGCCCTGCTGCGTGCGCCGGGTGAAATCACGTTCGGGGAGGTGCTGCGCCTTATCGACGGGCCGATCGCGCCGCTCCCCTGCCTCTCGAAAGTCTTCTATCGGCGGTGCGACGATTGCCGCGAAGAGGAAAGCTGTGAAGTCCGCCACGTCTTCGCCAAGGTGGCCGAGGCCACGCGTGGAGTGCTCGACTCCACTACGCTCGCCGACGCCGTTCACGTGGAACTGGAAACGCTCTAG
- a CDS encoding sulfate ABC transporter permease subunit CysT — protein MTSSTHPASKAKNQPARAGWSFVKPSVVPGFGLTFGYTLLYLSIIVLIPIAALFFKAFSLSPERLIEIATDRRTVAALWVSFGSSFIAALVNVVFGVIVAWVLVRYRFPGRRLLDAIVDLPFALPTAVAGIALSTLYAPKGWVGALFAPQGAIGRLFADGSWWADHFGPWTIKIAYTPAGITIALIFIGLPFVVRTVQPILEEFEQELEEAAATLGATRLQTIRHVIMPRLTPAVLTGFALAFARAVGEYGSVIFIAGNIPYVSEIAPLLIVIRLEEFDQPAASTIAVIMLVIAFAMLLVINLIQAWSRRRFGDGV, from the coding sequence TTGACAAGCTCTACACACCCGGCCAGTAAGGCGAAAAACCAGCCCGCGCGAGCGGGCTGGTCCTTCGTCAAGCCGAGCGTCGTCCCGGGCTTCGGCCTCACGTTCGGGTATACGCTCCTTTACCTCTCGATCATCGTCCTGATCCCGATTGCGGCCTTGTTCTTCAAGGCCTTTTCCTTGTCGCCCGAGAGGCTGATCGAAATCGCCACCGACCGGCGCACCGTGGCCGCGCTCTGGGTGAGTTTCGGCTCGTCCTTCATCGCGGCCCTGGTCAACGTCGTCTTCGGCGTCATCGTGGCCTGGGTGCTGGTGCGCTATCGCTTTCCGGGCCGGCGGCTGCTCGATGCCATTGTCGACCTGCCATTCGCGCTGCCGACGGCGGTGGCCGGCATTGCGCTATCGACGCTTTATGCCCCCAAGGGCTGGGTCGGCGCGCTCTTTGCCCCGCAGGGCGCGATCGGGCGGCTCTTTGCCGATGGCTCCTGGTGGGCCGATCATTTCGGGCCCTGGACAATCAAGATCGCCTATACCCCGGCAGGCATCACCATCGCGCTGATCTTCATCGGCCTGCCCTTCGTCGTGCGCACGGTGCAGCCGATCCTCGAGGAATTCGAGCAGGAGCTTGAAGAGGCGGCCGCGACACTCGGGGCCACGCGCCTCCAGACCATCAGGCACGTCATCATGCCGCGCCTGACGCCGGCCGTGCTGACAGGCTTCGCGCTCGCCTTCGCGCGCGCGGTGGGAGAATACGGCTCGGTCATCTTCATTGCCGGAAATATCCCCTACGTCTCCGAGATCGCGCCGCTGCTCATCGTCATCCGGCTCGAGGAATTCGACCAGCCGGCGGCTTCGACCATCGCGGTCATCATGCTGGTGATCGCCTTTGCCATGCTGCTGGTCATCAACCTGATCCAGGCCTGGAGCCGCAGGAGGTTTGGCGATGGTGTATGA
- a CDS encoding response regulator: MARILVAEDDDNVRQFVVRALELKGHEVVFAEDGGLAAEAMAEHDGDFELLLSDIKMPVMDGIALALSVGAAYPEITILLMTGFADQRERAHGLEALIYDVIPKPFSLQMLMDKVDDALAGRPAEIVSLAKQAMNGG; encoded by the coding sequence ATGGCCCGTATTCTTGTTGCGGAAGATGACGACAACGTACGCCAGTTCGTGGTGCGGGCGCTTGAGCTCAAGGGCCACGAGGTAGTCTTTGCCGAAGACGGCGGGCTGGCTGCCGAGGCGATGGCCGAGCATGACGGCGATTTCGAGCTGCTGCTCTCCGACATCAAGATGCCGGTGATGGATGGCATCGCGCTAGCCCTCTCGGTGGGCGCCGCCTATCCCGAAATCACTATCCTCCTCATGACCGGCTTCGCCGACCAGCGCGAGCGCGCGCATGGCCTGGAAGCCCTTATCTACGACGTCATTCCCAAGCCCTTCAGCCTCCAGATGCTGATGGACAAGGTCGATGATGCGCTCGCCGGCCGTCCGGCCGAGATCGTATCGCTGGCCAAGCAGGCGATGAACGGCGGCTGA
- a CDS encoding mandelate racemase/muconate lactonizing enzyme family protein yields the protein MAKIVRVELLMVDLKPKVKRVDAIQSFVSQETPIVRITDADGAVGVGYSYTIGTGGMSVMKLLELTLAPAIIGRDAYDIEKIWRDLLFLTHATTVGAITAIAMAAIDTALWDLKAKKLGLPLHILAGGAQKAIPLYTTEGGWLHLEQSALVEDALRAKADGFAGAKLKVGRPIHEDVKRISAVREAVGPGFEIFTDANQAFAVDEAIRRARAYEPLDIGWLEEPLPADDIEGHKRLVEHTSLPIAVGESLYSHLHFREYLERHACSIVQVDVGRIGGITPWLKVAHMAECFNIAVCPHFLMELHVSLCAAVPNARWVEYIPQLDDLTSERMTIRDGKAIPSDAPGLGIAWDFEAIDGMVVDGSRTVVS from the coding sequence ATGGCTAAGATCGTCCGCGTCGAACTTCTCATGGTCGACCTCAAGCCCAAGGTGAAGAGGGTCGATGCCATCCAGTCCTTCGTCTCCCAGGAGACGCCGATCGTGCGCATCACCGATGCCGACGGCGCGGTGGGCGTGGGCTACAGCTACACCATCGGCACCGGCGGCATGTCGGTGATGAAGCTGCTTGAGCTGACGCTGGCGCCCGCCATAATCGGCCGGGACGCCTACGACATCGAAAAGATCTGGCGCGACCTGCTGTTCCTGACGCATGCGACCACGGTCGGCGCCATTACCGCCATCGCCATGGCGGCGATCGACACGGCGCTCTGGGATCTAAAAGCCAAAAAACTCGGGCTGCCGCTGCATATCCTTGCCGGTGGCGCCCAGAAGGCCATTCCGCTCTACACCACCGAGGGCGGCTGGCTGCATCTGGAGCAATCGGCGCTGGTGGAAGACGCGCTGCGGGCCAAGGCCGACGGCTTTGCCGGGGCCAAGCTCAAGGTGGGCCGGCCCATCCACGAGGACGTCAAGCGCATCTCGGCGGTCCGTGAGGCCGTCGGCCCGGGCTTTGAAATCTTCACCGACGCCAACCAGGCCTTTGCGGTGGATGAAGCCATCCGCCGGGCGCGGGCCTATGAGCCGCTCGATATCGGCTGGCTGGAAGAGCCGCTGCCGGCCGACGACATCGAGGGCCACAAGCGGCTGGTCGAGCATACGAGCCTTCCCATCGCTGTGGGCGAAAGCCTCTATTCGCACCTGCATTTCCGCGAATATCTCGAACGCCATGCCTGCTCGATCGTGCAGGTGGATGTGGGCCGCATCGGGGGCATCACGCCCTGGCTCAAGGTCGCCCACATGGCCGAGTGCTTCAACATCGCCGTCTGTCCGCATTTCCTTATGGAACTGCATGTCTCGCTCTGCGCCGCCGTGCCCAATGCACGCTGGGTCGAATACATTCCGCAGCTCGACGACTTGACCTCCGAGCGAATGACCATTCGAGATGGCAAGGCGATACCGAGCGACGCGCCGGGCCTGGGCATTGCCTGGGATTTCGAGGCGATCGACGGCATGGTTGTCGACGGGTCGCGCACGGTTGTTTCTTAG
- a CDS encoding nuclear transport factor 2 family protein: MADPTLPTVIESLRQAINRGDTEAFLAFFPEDGVVEDWGRRFSGHAAIRGWSDKELIGAKGTLTIAKVLSASPEKVEVMTDWKSSFFSGTSKFTFTLGGGKVRELRISES, from the coding sequence ATGGCTGATCCAACCCTGCCCACAGTGATCGAGAGCCTCCGTCAGGCCATCAATCGCGGCGACACCGAAGCTTTCCTCGCCTTCTTCCCCGAAGACGGAGTGGTCGAGGACTGGGGCCGACGGTTTTCCGGCCACGCCGCGATCCGCGGCTGGAGCGACAAGGAACTGATCGGCGCCAAGGGCACGCTGACCATTGCCAAGGTGCTCTCCGCTTCACCCGAGAAGGTGGAAGTGATGACGGACTGGAAGAGCAGCTTCTTTTCGGGAACGAGTAAATTCACCTTCACGCTCGGGGGTGGGAAGGTGCGGGAGCTGCGGATTTCGGAGAGTTAA